The Deltaproteobacteria bacterium genome contains the following window.
ACTAAAGGGTCTCGGTAGCGAAACTCGGAACCTAAGTCAACCTCCGTAGGAATCCGGGCCAGCTCTTCCATCATGAACTTCCCCACCAGAGCAGCGTGATAAGAAGTGCCGCAGGCGATAATGCACACCCGGCGAATATCTTTCAGGGCTTTGGCGCTTAGACCCGTTTCTCCCAGTACGACCTGGCCTTCTTCCAAGGAGACCCGGCCCCGGATCGTGTCGCCAACCGCTCTCGGCTGCTCAAAGATCTCTTTGAGCATAAAATGTTTGAACCCACCCTTCTCGGCCGTTACCGGATCCCAGAGAATCTCCTTGGGCGGCCGCTGCCGACTCTCCCCCCAGAGAGTAGTGATCCGAAAGGATCGCTCCTGGATTACGGCCATCTCGCCGTCTTCCAAAAAAATCATTTTTCGGGTATAAGAGAGAATTGCGGGAATGTCCGAGGCCACGAAAGCTTCTCCCTCTCCCAAGCCCAAAATCAGGGGGCTTTCCTTCCGGGCCGCGATCAACTTATCCTTTTCACCTTCATAGAGGACGGCGATGGCGTAAGAACCTTGAACCTTAAGCAAGGCTTGGCGCACCGCTTCCTCGAAGGTCACTCCTTGAAAAAGATGGCTCTGGATCAGATGGCTAAGGATCTCCGTGTCCGTTTCCGACTTGAAGGTATGACCCTCTCGCATAAGGGTTCCTTTGAGGGCCAGGTAATTTTCGATGATGCCGTTGTGCACCACGACCACCCCTCCAGCCTTGTGGGGATGGGCGTTGGCCTCAGAAGGTTTTCCATGGGTAGCCCAGCGGGTGTGGCCAATCCCGACATGGCCGCTAAACCGCTCCCCGGCAATTTTTCGCTCCAGTTCCTTCAGCTTCCCCTGAGAGCGGCGGATGATCACCTTCCCTTCATGAAGAAGGGCCACTCCGGCGGAGT
Protein-coding sequences here:
- the glmS gene encoding glutamine--fructose-6-phosphate transaminase (isomerizing); translated protein: MCGIIGYIGPRETKEVLLEGLRRLEYRGYDSAGVALLHEGKVIIRRSQGKLKELERKIAGERFSGHVGIGHTRWATHGKPSEANAHPHKAGGVVVVHNGIIENYLALKGTLMREGHTFKSETDTEILSHLIQSHLFQGVTFEEAVRQALLKVQGSYAIAVLYEGEKDKLIAARKESPLILGLGEGEAFVASDIPAILSYTRKMIFLEDGEMAVIQERSFRITTLWGESRQRPPKEILWDPVTAEKGGFKHFMLKEIFEQPRAVGDTIRGRVSLEEGQVVLGETGLSAKALKDIRRVCIIACGTSYHAALVGKFMMEELARIPTEVDLGSEFRYRDPLVGPQDLLVAISQSGETTDTLAAFREGKQKGVHTLAICNVVDSSLARESAGLFYTHAGPEIGVASTKTFTCQLVVLFLLALSLARTRETIGQKEAKGLLEDLLKIPHQVQEVLDLNPQIETLAKRYMNARDFLYLGRGVNYPIALEGALKLKEISYIHAEGYPAGEMKHGPIALIDEEMPVVVLAPKGKTYEKILSNIEEVRARGGKVIALANPSNQEVASKAKDVLLIPETHHLLVPILLNVPLQLLAYNIAILKGTDVDQPRNLAKSVTVE